From a single Phragmites australis chromosome 7, lpPhrAust1.1, whole genome shotgun sequence genomic region:
- the LOC133925238 gene encoding BTB/POZ domain-containing protein At1g50280-like, with product MNELCDLKVHINGHHTLHLHQSVMCSFSGRLRTMVKQEKKKTSRKEALCIKFAEFPGGAEGFELVARFCYNNGRVPLCPSNLPLLHCAAVFLEMTEEVCACNLLSQAEAFVNGLYYWTWTDVLTAVKSCEPFATAVDASGLLQKLISALFSKITANPETPTAAAVGTPNRSSSSCSSSPDTVGFGRSSSTKTPESMKPCVGREWWFDDMTSLSAPTIEKVMRVLGCYGIENKNLILTRFLLHYLRAATRRPALCKEGTLAGLADTAVHGVALVGGTAFSCRGLFWVLRIVSAVGLSKECRHKLERLMGLMLDQATLDDLLISGDDGGVYDVNLVMRLVRVFVSSEEEANAPSQRMRKVGRLIDKYLGEISPDHGLKVSKFLAVAESLPDSARDCYDGVYRALDIYLESHPALSLEERTTLCRCVNYEKLTLEACKDLAKNRRIPPGVAVQALASQQSKLQINKPAATAKEGRHDPSETPRRVVRSSAGPRNRSVDLDGASDEKELLRLNLQKMQSRVVELERACKEMKGQMSKMAKGKSCHQTGGRGLPRLC from the exons ATGAATGAGCTCTGCGACCTCAAGGTGCACATCAACGGTCATCACACGCTTCATCTCCACCAG AGCGTCATGTGTTCCTTTTCGGGGAGGCTGAGGACAATGGTGAagcaggagaagaagaagacgagcAGAAAAGAGGCCTTGTGCATCAAGTTCGCCGAGTTCCCGGGCGGCGCCGAGGGCTTCGAGCTCGTTGCCAGGTTCTGCTATAACAATGGCCGCGTCCCGCTCTGCCCCTCCAACCTCCCGCTCCTGCACTGCGCCGCCGTGTTCTTGGAGATGACCGAGGAGGTGTGCGCCTGCAACCTGCTGAGCCAAGCGGAGGCCTTCGTGAACGGGCTCTACTACTGGACCTGGACCGACGTCCTCACCGCGGTCAAGAGCTGCGAGCCCTTCGCCACGGCGGTCGATGCCTCCGGCCTTCTCCAAAAGCTCATCTCGGCTCTGTTCTCCAAGATCACCGCCAACCCAGAGACGCCCACCGCTGCCGCCGTGGGGACACCGAACCGTTCCTCGTCATCGTGCTCCTCTTCGCCGGACACGGTGGGCTTCGGCCGGTCGTCATCCACCAAGACGCCGGAGTCGATGAAGCCGTGCGTCGGCAGGGAGTGGTGGTTCGACGACATGACGTCCCTATCCGCGCCGACCATCGAGAAGGTGATGCGAGTGCTCGGCTGCTACGGCATCGAGAACAAGAACCTGATACTGACACGGTTCTTGCTGCACTACCTCCGCGCGGCCACTCGCAGGCCGGCGCTCTGCAAGGAGGGCACCCTCGCCGGCCTCGCGGACACGGCAGTGCACGGCGTGGCGCTGGTCGGGGGCACGGCGTTCTCGTGTCGGGGCCTGTTCTGGGTACTGAGAATCGTGTCGGCCGTGGGGCTGAGCAAGGAGTGCAGGCACAAGCTGGAGAGGCTCATGGGGCTGATGCTGGACCAGGCCACGCTCGACGATCTCCTCATCtcgggcgacgacggcggcgtcTACGACGTGAACCTGGTCATGAGGCTGGTCAGGGTGTTCGTGAGCTCCGAAGAGGAAGCCAACGCGCCGTCGCAGAGGATGAGGAAGGTGGGGAGGCTGATCGACAAGTACCTCGGGGAGATCTCGCCGGACCATGGGCTGAAGGTGTCCAAgttcctcgccgtcgccgagaGCTTGCCGGACTCAGCGAGGGACTGCTACGACGGCGTGTACAGGGCATTGGACATCTACCTTGAG TCGCACCCGGCACTATCCCTCGAGGAGCGCACCACGCTGTGCCGATGCGTGAACTACGAGAAGCTCACTCTGGAGGCGTGCAAAGATCTCGCCAAGAACCGGAGGATCCCGCCGGGGGTCGCGGTGCAGGCGTTGGCATCGCAGCAGTCCAAGCTCCAGATCAACAAGCCCGCCGCGACCGCGAAGGAGGGCAGGCACGACCCGTCCGAGACGCCGCGGAGGGTCGTCCGCTCCAGCGCCGGCCCGCGCAACCGCAGCGTGGACCTCGACGGCGCCAGCGACGAGAAGGAGTTGCTCAGGCTGAACCTGCAGAAGATGCAGAGCCGGGTGGTGGAGCTGGAGCGTGCGTGCAAGGAGATGAAGGGCCAGATGTCCAAGATGGCCAAGGGCAAGTCCTGCCATCAGACCGGTGGCAGAGGCTTGCCGAGGCTGTGCTAA